Proteins found in one Herbiconiux sp. A18JL235 genomic segment:
- a CDS encoding sensor histidine kinase: protein MTHPLTPVFVGLRTGLHLVFTALVALVVARAVVVPGPATGAVVATSVVLLAVYAAGAFAARRGRPRRLPALAWLLTLSVLWLALLVLTPEAAYLVFPLFFLYLHLLGRIGGPIAVAVVTATAVVALALHGGWSVGGVVGPMVGAGVAVLIGLGYRALAREAAERERLVAELLAARDRIAASERESGALAERARLARDIHDTVAQGLSSIQLLLHAAERADPDGPGIAHIRLARETAAADLAETRRFIRELSPPALENQGLAGALRRLADTQWATDGVRVEIVAPEGVELPMPVQTALLRIAQGAVANIVQHARASRATITLEILAAGPAQGERMLRLTVIDDGVGFDPEAVARARAGGRTDSFGLRATRERVEQLGGTLLVDSAPGRGTRLVVDLAIEPVAAAAGTAKGVA from the coding sequence ATGACCCACCCGCTCACCCCCGTCTTCGTGGGGCTGCGCACCGGTCTCCACCTCGTCTTCACCGCGCTCGTCGCCCTCGTCGTCGCGCGCGCCGTCGTCGTTCCCGGGCCGGCCACCGGGGCCGTCGTCGCCACCTCGGTCGTGCTGCTCGCCGTCTACGCCGCCGGGGCGTTCGCCGCCCGGCGCGGCCGGCCACGCAGGCTGCCGGCGCTCGCCTGGCTGCTCACGCTCTCGGTGCTCTGGCTCGCGCTGCTCGTCCTCACCCCTGAGGCCGCCTATCTCGTCTTTCCCCTGTTCTTCCTCTACCTGCATCTGCTCGGCCGCATCGGCGGCCCGATCGCCGTCGCCGTCGTCACCGCGACCGCCGTCGTCGCTCTTGCCCTCCACGGCGGGTGGAGCGTCGGCGGTGTCGTGGGCCCGATGGTGGGCGCCGGCGTCGCGGTGCTCATCGGCCTCGGCTACCGTGCGCTCGCGCGCGAAGCAGCGGAGCGCGAGCGGCTCGTCGCCGAGCTGCTCGCCGCCCGCGACCGCATCGCCGCCTCCGAGCGCGAGTCGGGCGCGCTGGCCGAGCGGGCCCGCCTCGCCCGCGACATCCACGACACGGTGGCGCAGGGGCTGTCGAGCATCCAGCTGCTGCTGCACGCGGCCGAGCGCGCCGACCCCGACGGGCCGGGCATCGCGCACATCAGGCTGGCCCGCGAGACGGCGGCCGCCGACCTCGCCGAGACCCGCCGCTTCATTCGCGAGCTCTCGCCGCCCGCGCTCGAGAACCAGGGCCTCGCAGGTGCCCTCCGCCGGCTCGCCGACACGCAGTGGGCGACCGACGGGGTGCGGGTCGAGATCGTGGCACCCGAGGGCGTCGAGCTCCCCATGCCGGTGCAGACGGCTCTGCTCCGCATCGCCCAGGGCGCCGTCGCCAACATCGTGCAGCACGCCAGGGCGTCGCGCGCCACGATCACGCTGGAGATCCTCGCCGCGGGGCCCGCCCAGGGCGAACGGATGCTGCGCCTCACCGTCATCGACGACGGCGTGGGTTTCGACCCCGAGGCCGTGGCCCGGGCCCGCGCCGGCGGTCGTACCGATTCGTTCGGCCTCCGCGCCACCCGCGAGCGCGTGGAGCAGCTGGGCGGCACCCTCCTCGTCGACTCCGCCCCCGGTAGAGGCACACGCCTCGTCGTCGACCTCGCGATCGAGCCCGTCGCCGCCGCTGCGGGCACGGCGAAGGGCGTCGCGTGA
- a CDS encoding ABC transporter permease, with product MFVALRDLRFARGRFALIGAVVALITVLVGFLSGLTGGLAVQNVSAVLALPGDRIVFGGTGGASPSFADSSISDTQLSSWAAAEGVSSATPIGISQLRAAGPSSSAAVAVIGAPPGDALPVPARNGEVLLSAPAAEALGTTSGDVVEIAGMRLTVAAGSVALTAEWYSHTPVVAVTLDDWQGIAAATGSPGATATVLAVSGDPDWDSVSAATSTSAESHLGALGALSAFRSEIGSLLLMVALLFGISGLVVGAFFTVWGLQRASDVAVLKALGASTASLVRDALGQALVVLAVGIGLGTLAVVGFGLLAGQALPFLLSPLTTALPAALMTVLGLAGAAFALRTVTSSDPLTALGSSR from the coding sequence ATGTTCGTCGCGCTCCGCGACCTGCGTTTCGCGAGAGGACGCTTCGCCCTGATCGGCGCCGTCGTCGCGCTCATCACCGTGCTGGTCGGCTTCCTGAGCGGGCTCACCGGGGGGCTCGCCGTGCAGAACGTCTCGGCGGTGCTCGCCCTGCCGGGCGACCGCATCGTCTTCGGAGGGACGGGCGGCGCCTCACCCAGTTTCGCCGACTCCTCCATCTCCGACACCCAGCTCTCGAGCTGGGCCGCCGCCGAGGGCGTGAGCTCGGCCACCCCGATCGGCATCTCGCAGCTGCGCGCCGCCGGGCCGAGCTCGTCTGCAGCGGTCGCCGTGATCGGTGCGCCACCCGGCGACGCACTCCCGGTGCCCGCCCGGAACGGCGAGGTGCTCCTGTCGGCGCCCGCCGCCGAGGCGCTCGGCACCACCTCCGGCGACGTCGTCGAGATCGCCGGGATGCGGCTCACCGTCGCCGCGGGCTCGGTAGCCTTGACCGCGGAGTGGTACAGCCACACGCCCGTCGTCGCCGTCACCCTCGACGACTGGCAGGGCATCGCCGCGGCGACCGGCTCGCCCGGCGCCACGGCCACCGTGCTCGCCGTGTCGGGCGACCCCGACTGGGACTCCGTGTCGGCGGCGACCTCGACCAGCGCCGAGTCTCATCTGGGGGCGCTCGGCGCGCTGAGCGCCTTCCGCTCCGAGATCGGCTCGCTCCTGCTCATGGTGGCGCTGCTGTTCGGCATCTCGGGCCTGGTCGTCGGGGCGTTCTTCACCGTCTGGGGCCTGCAACGCGCATCCGACGTCGCCGTGCTCAAGGCTCTCGGCGCGAGCACGGCGTCGCTCGTCCGCGACGCCCTCGGCCAGGCCCTCGTGGTGCTCGCCGTCGGCATCGGGCTCGGCACGCTCGCCGTGGTCGGGTTCGGCCTGCTCGCCGGTCAGGCGCTCCCGTTCCTTCTCAGCCCGCTGACGACGGCGCTCCCCGCGGCTCTCATGACCGTGCTGGGTCTCGCCGGAGCCGCCTTCGCGCTCCGCACCGTCACCTCCTCCGACCCCCTCACCGCACTCGGGAGCTCACGATGA
- a CDS encoding ABC transporter ATP-binding protein, with translation MIELDDVTLTFPDGDGRVTAVDHVDLVARPGALTGITGPSGSGKSSLLAVAATLIRPDSGRVLVDGVDAAQLAPREAAALRRRSIGIVFQQSNLLPSLTAREQLLVMNELGEPGARRRRARTRERADALLDSVGLSAHRHKRPHQLSGGQRQRVNIARALLNEPAALLVDEPTSALDSSTGAAVMQLLLSLTAELGTATLVVTHDTAQLAHATRTVNLVDGAVQNPS, from the coding sequence ATGATCGAACTCGACGACGTCACCCTCACCTTCCCCGACGGCGACGGCCGCGTCACCGCGGTCGACCATGTCGACCTCGTCGCCCGCCCCGGCGCGCTCACGGGCATCACCGGGCCGAGCGGGTCGGGAAAGTCGAGCCTGCTCGCGGTGGCGGCGACGCTCATCCGGCCCGACTCCGGTCGCGTGCTCGTCGACGGGGTCGACGCCGCGCAGCTCGCTCCGCGGGAGGCGGCGGCCCTGCGGCGACGGAGCATCGGCATCGTGTTCCAGCAGTCGAACCTGCTGCCCTCCCTCACCGCGCGCGAGCAGCTGCTCGTGATGAACGAGCTCGGCGAGCCGGGTGCGCGTCGGCGTCGGGCGCGCACGAGGGAGAGAGCGGATGCGCTGCTCGACTCGGTGGGCCTCTCGGCCCATCGCCACAAGCGCCCGCACCAGCTCTCGGGCGGTCAGCGGCAGCGGGTCAACATCGCCCGCGCGCTGCTGAACGAGCCCGCGGCGCTGCTCGTCGACGAGCCCACCAGTGCTCTCGACAGCAGCACGGGTGCCGCGGTGATGCAGCTGCTGCTCTCGCTCACGGCCGAGCTCGGCACGGCTACCCTCGTGGTGACCCACGACACCGCGCAGCTCGCGCACGCCACGCGAACCGTGAACCTCGTCGACGGCGCGGTGCAGAACCCTAGCTGA
- a CDS encoding biotin carboxylase N-terminal domain-containing protein, producing MPRLTKVLIANRGEIAVRVIRAARDSGIASVAVYADQDRDALHAQLADEAYALDGTTSAETYLVIDKILSVARRSGADGVHPGYGFLAENADFARAVIDAGLTWIGPSPEAIEKLGDKVSARHIAEKVGAPLAPGTLDPVSGASEVLDFVAEHGLPVAIKAAFGGGGRGLKVARTLDEVPELFESATREAIAAFGRGECFVEKYLDQPRHVETQCLADAYGNVVVVSTRDCSLQRRHQKLVEEAPAPYLTAEQNELLYSASKAILKEVGYLGAGTCEFLIGKDGTVSFLEVNTRLQVEHPVSEEVTGIDLVREQFRLAEGGTLDYDDPAPRGHSFEFRINGEDPGRNFLPSPGPIHVFKPAGGPGVRVDSGVQAGDVISGSFDSLLAKLVVTGATREDALERARRALDEFEVAGLPTVLPFHRDVVRNAAFAPEDGEPFSVYTRWIESEYDNPAEPWSGSLEEAAPAAERRTVIVEVGGKRVEVALPARLLSGSRSGASGGAGARGATGGAAPKRRGAAPAGAVAATGDSVKAPMQATVVKLAVADGDKVVKGDLVLVLEAMKMEQPITAHKDGTVADIAAVVGATVSSGHVLLTIS from the coding sequence ATGCCGCGTCTTACCAAGGTCCTCATCGCCAATCGTGGCGAGATCGCCGTCCGTGTCATCAGGGCAGCCCGCGACAGCGGCATCGCCTCCGTGGCGGTGTACGCCGACCAGGATCGTGATGCACTGCACGCTCAGCTCGCCGATGAGGCCTACGCGCTCGACGGCACGACGAGCGCCGAGACCTACCTCGTCATCGACAAGATCCTCTCGGTCGCGCGCCGTTCGGGTGCCGACGGCGTCCACCCCGGCTACGGATTCCTCGCCGAGAACGCCGACTTCGCCCGCGCCGTGATCGACGCCGGGCTCACCTGGATCGGCCCCTCCCCCGAGGCCATCGAGAAGCTCGGCGACAAGGTGTCGGCCAGGCACATCGCCGAGAAGGTGGGCGCTCCGCTCGCCCCCGGCACCCTCGACCCCGTGTCGGGCGCCTCCGAGGTGCTCGACTTCGTCGCCGAGCACGGGCTCCCCGTGGCCATCAAGGCGGCCTTCGGTGGCGGCGGCCGCGGCCTCAAGGTCGCGCGCACTCTCGACGAGGTGCCCGAGCTGTTCGAATCCGCGACCCGTGAGGCCATCGCGGCGTTCGGCCGCGGCGAGTGCTTCGTCGAGAAGTACCTCGACCAGCCGCGCCACGTCGAGACGCAGTGCCTCGCCGACGCGTACGGCAACGTCGTCGTGGTCTCCACCCGCGACTGCTCGCTGCAGCGCCGGCATCAGAAGCTGGTCGAGGAGGCGCCCGCGCCCTACCTCACCGCCGAGCAGAACGAGCTGCTCTACTCCGCCTCCAAGGCCATCCTCAAAGAGGTCGGGTACCTAGGGGCGGGAACGTGCGAGTTCCTCATCGGCAAAGACGGCACCGTCTCGTTCCTCGAGGTGAACACCCGGCTGCAGGTCGAGCATCCGGTCTCGGAGGAGGTGACCGGCATCGACCTGGTGCGCGAGCAGTTCCGGCTGGCCGAGGGCGGCACGCTCGACTACGACGACCCGGCGCCCCGCGGGCACTCCTTCGAGTTCCGCATCAACGGAGAAGACCCGGGCCGGAACTTCCTTCCCTCCCCCGGGCCGATCCACGTGTTCAAGCCCGCCGGCGGCCCCGGCGTGCGCGTCGACTCCGGTGTGCAGGCCGGCGACGTCATCTCCGGCTCGTTCGACTCGCTGCTGGCGAAGCTCGTCGTCACCGGAGCCACCCGTGAAGACGCCCTCGAGCGCGCCCGCCGCGCCCTCGACGAGTTCGAGGTCGCCGGGCTCCCCACGGTGCTGCCCTTCCACCGCGACGTGGTGCGCAACGCCGCGTTCGCTCCCGAGGACGGCGAGCCCTTCTCGGTCTACACGCGCTGGATCGAGAGCGAGTACGACAACCCCGCCGAGCCGTGGAGCGGTTCGCTCGAGGAGGCGGCTCCGGCCGCCGAGCGCCGCACCGTGATCGTCGAGGTCGGCGGCAAGCGCGTCGAGGTGGCGCTGCCCGCACGCCTGCTTTCCGGGTCGCGCTCGGGCGCGAGCGGCGGAGCCGGTGCTCGCGGGGCGACCGGGGGTGCCGCGCCCAAGCGCCGTGGCGCCGCGCCCGCCGGCGCGGTCGCGGCGACGGGCGACTCGGTGAAGGCCCCGATGCAGGCCACCGTGGTGAAGCTCGCCGTCGCCGACGGCGACAAGGTGGTGAAGGGCGATCTCGTGCTCGTGCTCGAGGCCATGAAGATGGAGCAGCCCATCACCGCGCACAAAGACGGTACCGTCGCCGACATCGCGGCCGTCGTGGGCGCCACGGTCTCGTCGGGGCACGTGCTGCTGACCATCAGCTAG
- a CDS encoding nucleoside triphosphate pyrophosphatase, with the protein MRLYLASTSPARLALLRQIGIEPVIVPSEVDEDAAVAEAVAERGPLSTSEMVQLLAEAKAEAVVGALPGGEPIDGFIVGGDSSFELDGVSYGKPHLPEVARERWGLQRGRTGVLHSGHWLIDHRGGERRSAAGRVDQASLTFADDITDTELDAYIASGEPLLVAGAFTIDGLAAPFIRSITGAPSAVIGMSLPVLRELLGGYGVSWTDFWASDRSL; encoded by the coding sequence GTGCGCCTGTATCTCGCCTCCACCTCCCCCGCGCGACTCGCGCTGCTGCGCCAGATCGGCATCGAGCCAGTGATCGTCCCCTCCGAGGTCGACGAGGATGCGGCGGTCGCCGAGGCCGTCGCAGAACGCGGCCCGCTGAGCACCTCCGAGATGGTGCAACTGCTCGCCGAGGCGAAGGCGGAGGCCGTGGTCGGGGCGCTCCCCGGCGGTGAGCCGATCGACGGCTTCATCGTCGGCGGCGACTCCTCGTTCGAGCTCGACGGCGTCTCCTACGGCAAGCCGCACCTGCCCGAGGTGGCGCGGGAGCGCTGGGGGCTGCAGCGCGGCCGCACCGGCGTGCTGCACTCGGGGCACTGGCTCATCGACCACCGCGGGGGCGAGCGGCGTTCGGCCGCCGGCCGGGTCGACCAGGCCTCCCTCACCTTCGCCGACGACATCACCGACACCGAGCTCGACGCCTACATCGCCTCGGGTGAACCGCTTCTGGTGGCCGGTGCCTTCACCATCGACGGCCTCGCCGCTCCGTTCATCCGGAGCATCACGGGAGCACCGTCCGCTGTCATCGGCATGTCGCTGCCCGTTCTGCGGGAACTCCTCGGCGGCTACGGGGTGTCGTGGACCGACTTCTGGGCGTCCGACCGCTCGTTGTAG
- a CDS encoding class I SAM-dependent RNA methyltransferase, with protein sequence MSDGQNELVELDIDTVAHGGVSVARLDGRVVFVADTLPGERVLARVVDRRSSFWRADTVEVLSASPDRVEHVWSAASIDRDPERRAGGAEFGHIALGRQRGLKAEVLQDALRRFGGVEHDVEVEPVGDAQGHGLRWRTRLRLHVGADGRPGPYAARSHTVVDVDDLPLATEAIEAEAGLGRPVEGAAAIELVETAGGEVRVRRVAEELSKTGGSRGRQGGRRQGQRQGQGRRGGDRRRPGAGSTEAAAGSSSADRPATIVERVGEREFRLAENGFWQVHREAARTLTDAVAEITLPELFDPRAANHDLYGGVGLFAAALGDRFGQATRVTSVESEALATEYAGENLAEWIGAHAVTAPVDRYLADLERTAGQEERRRLAAATVVLDPPRTGAGKAVTGALTRLSPAQIVYVACDPVAFARDTAYLAEGGYRLDALRAFDLFPHTHHLESVGRFVKD encoded by the coding sequence ATGAGTGACGGTCAGAACGAGCTCGTCGAGCTGGACATCGACACAGTAGCCCACGGGGGTGTCTCGGTGGCGCGCCTCGACGGCAGGGTCGTCTTCGTCGCCGACACGCTGCCGGGTGAGCGCGTGCTCGCCCGGGTCGTCGATCGCAGGTCGTCGTTCTGGCGCGCCGACACGGTCGAGGTGCTGAGCGCCTCGCCCGACCGGGTCGAGCACGTGTGGTCTGCGGCGTCGATCGACCGCGATCCCGAGCGGCGCGCGGGTGGCGCCGAGTTCGGGCACATCGCCCTCGGCCGCCAGCGCGGGCTGAAGGCCGAGGTGCTTCAGGATGCGCTCCGCCGGTTCGGTGGCGTCGAGCACGACGTCGAGGTGGAGCCGGTGGGCGACGCGCAGGGCCACGGGCTGCGCTGGCGCACCCGCCTGCGGCTGCACGTCGGTGCCGATGGCAGGCCCGGCCCCTACGCCGCGCGCTCGCACACCGTCGTCGACGTCGACGACCTTCCGCTCGCCACCGAGGCGATCGAAGCGGAGGCGGGACTCGGCCGGCCGGTCGAGGGCGCTGCCGCGATCGAGCTCGTCGAGACGGCGGGAGGCGAGGTGCGGGTGCGGCGGGTCGCCGAGGAGCTGTCGAAGACGGGTGGATCGCGGGGGCGACAGGGCGGACGGCGACAGGGACAGAGGCAGGGACAGGGGCGCCGCGGCGGCGACCGCCGGCGGCCGGGTGCCGGTTCCACCGAAGCCGCGGCGGGCTCATCGTCGGCGGATCGCCCCGCCACCATCGTCGAGCGGGTGGGGGAGAGGGAGTTCCGCCTCGCCGAGAACGGGTTCTGGCAGGTGCACCGCGAGGCCGCACGCACCCTCACCGATGCGGTCGCCGAGATCACCCTCCCCGAGCTGTTCGACCCGCGGGCCGCGAACCACGACCTCTACGGCGGGGTCGGGCTGTTCGCTGCCGCCCTCGGCGACCGCTTCGGCCAGGCCACCAGGGTCACCAGCGTCGAGAGCGAGGCGCTCGCCACCGAGTACGCCGGCGAGAACCTCGCCGAGTGGATCGGCGCCCACGCCGTGACGGCCCCGGTCGACAGGTACCTGGCCGACCTCGAGCGCACGGCCGGGCAGGAGGAGCGCCGACGACTCGCCGCCGCCACCGTCGTGCTCGATCCGCCGCGCACCGGAGCGGGCAAAGCCGTCACCGGCGCACTCACCCGCTTGTCGCCGGCGCAGATCGTCTACGTGGCCTGCGACCCCGTCGCGTTCGCGCGTGACACCGCCTACCTCGCCGAGGGCGGCTACCGGCTCGACGCCCTCCGGGCCTTCGACCTGTTCCCACACACCCACCACCTCGAGAGCGTCGGGCGGTTCGTGAAGGATTAG
- a CDS encoding response regulator, with translation MPQETAESTTDAPAVLPVRVAIVDDHESVRLGVRAVCLDAGFKVVAATASVSELWVALGSERCDVIVLDLSLGDGFTVTENVQHALSLGAAVLVHSIADRVVLVREALAAGAAGVIPKSAAASAVTSAIGALARGEVLNNLEWASAIDADPEFGRAQLAQRERDVLHLYASGLPLSQVAMKLGIKVSTAKEYLDRIRAKYVEVGRPARSKVELLRRAVEDGILALDERGHAD, from the coding sequence GTGCCGCAGGAGACCGCGGAGAGCACGACCGACGCTCCGGCAGTGCTGCCGGTCCGCGTGGCGATCGTCGACGACCACGAGTCGGTGCGCCTCGGCGTACGGGCCGTGTGCCTCGACGCCGGGTTCAAGGTCGTCGCCGCCACCGCCTCGGTGAGCGAGCTCTGGGTCGCCCTCGGGTCGGAGCGCTGCGACGTGATCGTGCTCGACCTGAGCCTCGGCGACGGCTTCACCGTCACCGAGAACGTTCAGCACGCCCTCTCGCTCGGCGCCGCCGTGCTCGTGCACAGCATCGCCGACCGGGTCGTGCTGGTGCGGGAGGCGCTCGCCGCGGGGGCGGCCGGGGTCATCCCGAAGTCGGCGGCGGCGAGCGCGGTCACCTCGGCGATCGGTGCGCTCGCACGTGGCGAGGTGCTCAACAACCTCGAGTGGGCGAGCGCCATCGACGCCGACCCGGAGTTCGGGCGCGCCCAGCTGGCGCAGCGTGAGCGCGACGTGCTGCATCTCTACGCCTCCGGCCTGCCGCTGTCGCAGGTGGCGATGAAGCTCGGCATCAAGGTGTCGACGGCGAAGGAGTACCTCGACCGCATCAGGGCCAAGTACGTCGAGGTGGGGCGGCCGGCACGGTCGAAGGTGGAGCTGCTGCGGCGCGCCGTCGAAGACGGCATCCTCGCCCTCGACGAGCGCGGACATGCCGACTGA
- a CDS encoding sensor histidine kinase, protein MPTELPGPRTGPPRSRERIDRTLARMVGLFGFVFAVLSIPVLNDAAHTLRPEWGRGIAIALFGSILLALVSSLLDRGVRPAMGLVACVFVVTLVLWPFAVRSPTAALGTQPWLWYIVIVAIAAAAISFTTVWASVYAVGVPVVFAVLRVMPAGGGADVLHAVLDAGYSLLLGVFVVIVVTMLRTTATRVDAAQRTAMAAYAEAAKRHATENERTRVDTVIHDRVLSTLLAAARSETDDERMRSVQMAERALVALQSAEAESEVRAPVALSVLAERLRALADSSAADITFSASGGLSGKAPARVVEGVYSATVQAVENSLQHAGGAGVLRSISLHAEGGGFTVVVADTGAGFDPAAVPADRLGLRISIRERVESIAGSATVRSVRGEGTSVVIDWPAERAQPTAEDGAGGSPDDRAGGLP, encoded by the coding sequence ATGCCGACTGAGCTGCCCGGCCCGCGCACCGGTCCGCCGCGCAGCCGCGAGCGGATCGACCGCACCCTGGCGAGGATGGTGGGGCTCTTCGGCTTCGTCTTCGCGGTGCTGTCGATCCCGGTGCTGAACGACGCAGCCCACACGCTGAGGCCCGAATGGGGCAGGGGCATCGCCATCGCCCTGTTCGGCTCGATCCTCCTCGCCCTGGTCTCGTCCCTGCTCGACCGCGGGGTGCGGCCGGCGATGGGGCTCGTCGCCTGCGTCTTCGTCGTGACCCTGGTGCTCTGGCCGTTCGCCGTACGCTCACCCACTGCGGCCCTCGGCACGCAGCCCTGGCTCTGGTACATCGTCATCGTCGCGATCGCCGCGGCGGCGATCTCGTTCACCACCGTCTGGGCCTCCGTCTACGCCGTCGGCGTCCCTGTCGTGTTCGCGGTGCTGCGGGTGATGCCGGCAGGAGGCGGCGCCGACGTGCTGCACGCCGTGCTCGACGCGGGCTACTCCCTGCTGCTCGGGGTGTTCGTCGTGATCGTCGTGACGATGCTGCGGACCACCGCCACCCGCGTCGATGCCGCCCAGCGCACGGCCATGGCGGCCTACGCGGAGGCCGCGAAGCGGCACGCCACCGAGAACGAGCGCACCAGGGTCGACACCGTCATCCACGACCGGGTGCTCTCGACGCTGCTGGCGGCGGCCCGCAGCGAGACCGACGACGAACGGATGCGCAGCGTGCAGATGGCCGAGCGCGCTCTCGTCGCGCTGCAGAGCGCCGAGGCCGAGAGCGAGGTCAGGGCACCGGTCGCCCTCTCCGTGCTGGCGGAGCGGCTGCGTGCACTCGCCGACTCCTCCGCCGCCGACATCACGTTCTCCGCCTCGGGCGGGCTCTCGGGCAAGGCGCCGGCCCGCGTCGTCGAGGGGGTGTACTCGGCCACCGTGCAGGCGGTGGAGAACAGTCTCCAGCACGCCGGGGGAGCGGGGGTGCTGCGCTCGATCTCGCTGCACGCCGAGGGGGGCGGTTTCACCGTTGTCGTTGCCGACACCGGCGCGGGGTTCGACCCCGCAGCCGTGCCCGCCGACCGGCTCGGCCTCCGCATCTCCATCCGCGAGCGGGTGGAGTCGATCGCAGGGAGCGCCACGGTGCGCTCGGTGCGGGGTGAGGGCACATCGGTCGTCATCGACT